A single genomic interval of Lathyrus oleraceus cultivar Zhongwan6 chromosome 7, CAAS_Psat_ZW6_1.0, whole genome shotgun sequence harbors:
- the LOC127102850 gene encoding uncharacterized protein LOC127102850 produces MPDFTTTIKRVVAIPIEILCNGLEGDHNGVLYAEFSFVPDDLLYTVLPNLEEFARQIVAHNYENRDIFELNVRLSAITSIEEEEEDFRNQDDYGQAQQVVDLMEKLENCYPFSDSTEQCPICLEEFCIKSDLAHESKLEDDSKDKDESDSESDYEDEEDSEGESDSEGESDSDPDSDDEPESGGNQIFEGGASEGGAFEGGPTSEGGQASDNVLESEGDSKQV; encoded by the exons ATGCCCGATTTTACAACTACAATCAAAAGAGTTGTAGCGATTCCTATTGAAATTCTATGTAATGGTTTGGAAGGAGATCATAATGGTGTTTTATACGCCGAATTTTCTTTTGTGCCAGATGATTTATTATACACGGTTCTACCAAATCTTGAAGAATTTGCTAGACAAATAGTTGCACACAACTATGAAAATCGTGATATATTTGAGTTGAATGTGCGTCTTTCTGCCATAACATCAATTGAAGAGGAGGAAGAAGATTTTAGAAATCAAGATGATTATGGTCAAGCTCAACAAGTTGTTGATTTGATGGAGAAATTAGAAAACTGTTATCCTTTTTCTGACTCAACCGAACAATGTCCTATTTGTTTGGAGGAGTTTTGCATTAAATCAGATTTAGCTC ATGAGTCAAAGTTAGAAGATGACTCTAAAGATAAAGATGAGTCAGACTCTGAAAGTGACTATGAAGATGAAGAAGACTCTGAAGGCGAgtctgattctgaaggtgaatctgattctgatccagactctgatgatGAGCCAGAATCTGGAGGTAATCAAATCTTTGAAGGTGGAGCTTCTGAAGGTGGAGCCTTTGAAGGTGGTCCAACTTCTGAGGGCGGTCAAGCATCCGATAATGTTCTAGAATCAGAAGGGGATTCTAAACAAGTTTAG